A DNA window from Setaria viridis chromosome 2, Setaria_viridis_v4.0, whole genome shotgun sequence contains the following coding sequences:
- the LOC117844850 gene encoding ATP-dependent RNA helicase DEAH12, chloroplastic isoform X2, with protein MRRSQDRRPFRPPDWAPPPPRHHHHRDYRDRHYHSEPQYQPQHQRYRPAQPSPPPPQLAVFLLRAGPDYSAPTATEVEALVAGLPSPAPASLSVNSSGRAAARLVFRSLPDAAAAARELWKLRLEGHHLLTLELLDPALAAHASPLIASLFAAHASRLLDSDLLALSAARSAELAASIKTVKGRLGSRNRFRDFDQLNLERKTLEAEKELVDAKIAEYQAAMRSIRRAMLSGAEEGEEEEEAVDVFGAVQGGEVDFARVHKIMLRECRRLKEGLPIYAYRRRILNHIFTNQVMILIGETGSGKSTQLVQFLADSGLAAGGSIVCTQPRKIAAISLAHRVDEESNGCNGDNSVMSYSTFLNYQDEAHERSLNTDLLLAMIKKKLLDRLDLRLIIMSATADADRLAEYFYGCQTFHVKGRSFPVEIKYVPDISAEASLNTLPSISSVACATASYVTDVVRMVSFIHKNEEEGAILAFLTSQLEVEWSCESFNDPNAVVLPMHGKLSHVEQSLVFKSYPGKRKIIFCTNIAETSLTIKEVKYVVDCGLAKEYRFIPSSGLNILKVNWISQSSANQRAGRAGRTAAGKCYRLYSESDFGMMEVHQEPEIRKVHLGTAVLRILALGVGDVQNFEFVDAPDPEAINMAVNNLEQLGAIEYKYNGFELTDTGRHLVKLGIEPRLGKIMLDCFSYGLKKEGVVLAAVMANSSSIFCRVGTNEEKYKADRRKVPFCHPDGDLFTSLAVYKKWEDGLENKNVWCWQNSINAKTLRRCQETISELENCLKHELNIIIPSYWHWNPEEPTLHDASLKRIILSSLRGNLAMFSGHDKFGYQVISADQPVQLHPSCSLFIYDSKPEWVVFVEILSVPNQYLVCVTAVDHDALCTVHPMSFIRQLEMNKLQRKVITGIGNKSLRRFCGKSGQNLHKIVSLLREGCKDDRITVDIDFSCNEVLLFAKQHDMEKVFCIVNDALELEAKMLRNECDERRPGCSVLALFGSGAEIKHLELGKRYLTVEILHQNAWDIDEKDMICLVDAHVPGISNFYKFGNFQATSDEMKWGKITFLKPENAEDAVSKLNGMEFHGSLLKVVPVCSYKNPGLPFPAVKAKVSWPRKPSRGLAIVTCASGEAEFVVKDCFALGVGGRYVNCEVSKKYENCVFVTGVPLHVTEPELYDAFRGTTTRRILDIHLLRGSPAVGPSVSECAEALMREISVFMPNKNFPGQNFRVQVFDPEEKDSMMRASITFDGSLHREAATALDHLQGNVLPCCLPWQIIQCQHVFHSTVSCPTRIYNVISQAVGSLLESFRSQKGVSYNLEKNENGSFRVKLTANATKTIADLRRPLELLMEGKTINHPDLTLSAVQLLFSRDGLAHLRSVEQETGTYIHYDRQSLNVKVFGHTDQVAAAEEKLVHALLHLHEKKPHEVRLRGRNLPPNLMKEVIKRFGADLEGFKKEAPAAELHLNTRRHVLYVRGSKEEKQRVEEMISELMTSSDHNSLGQLLSENACPICFCELEDPFKLESCGHMFCKACLVDQCESAMKSQDGFPLCCLKNGCKKLLLLADLKSLLPDRLDELFRASLNAFVASSAGLYRFCPTPDCMSIYQVAAADAEGKPFVCGACYVEICTKCHIECHPFISCEAYKEYKADPDATLLEWRKGKENVKNCPSCGYTIEKTEGCNHVECRCGSHICWACLENFNSSEECYGHLRSVHLSY; from the exons atgcGCCGATCTCAAGACCGCCGTCCCTTCCGCCCGCCGGACTGGGCCCCGCCTCCccctcgccaccaccaccaccgcgactACCGCGACCGCCACTACCACAGCGAACCCCAGTACCAGCCCCAGCACCAGCGGTACCGCCCCGCGCAGCcgtcccctcccccgccgcagCTCGCCGTGTTCCTCCTCCGCGCGGGCCCAGATTACTCCGCGCCGACCGCCACTGAGGTGGAGGCCCTCGTCGCGGGCCTCCCGTCCCCGGCCCCGGCCAGCCTCTCCGTCAACTCCtcgggccgcgccgccgcgcgcctcgtcTTCCGCTCCCTCCCtgacgccgcggccgccgcgcgcgagcTCTGGAAGCTCCGCCTCGAGGGGCACCACCTCCTCACCCTGGAACTCCTGGACCCCGCCCTCGCAGCCCACGCATCCCCGCTAATCGCCTCACTCTTCGCCGCCCACGCCTCCCGCCTCCTCGATTCGGACCTCTTGGCCCTCTCGGCCGCCCGCTCTGCTGAACTAGCGGCCTCCATCAAGACCGTGAAGGGCCGCCTGGGCTCGCGGAATCGTTTCCGCGACTTCGATCAGCTCAATCTCGAGAGGAAGACACTCGAGGCTGAGAAGGAATTGGTGGACGCCAAAATTGCTGAGTATCAGGCGGCAATGAGGTCGATACGGCGTGCAATGCTGAGCGGGGcagaggagggcgaggaggaggaggaggcggtggacgtGTTTGGGGCCGTGCAAGGTGGGGAGGTGGACTTTGCGAGGGTGCACAAGATAATGCTGCGTGAATGCCGGAGGCTCAAGGAGGGTCTGCCCATCTATGCATACCGCAGGAGGATTCTCAATCACATTTTCACTAACCAG GTCATGATCTTAATAGGGGAAACCGGTTCTGGGAAAAGCACACAGTTGGTTCAGTTTCTTGCTGACTCAGGTCTTGCGGCTGGTGGTTCCATCGTATGTACTCAACCTCGAAAGATTGCTGCTATATCTTTAGCACATAGAGTAGATGAAGAAAGTAATGGCTGTAACGGGGACAATTCTGTGATGTCATATTCAACCTTCTTAAATTATCAAG ATGAAGCTCATGAAAGAAGTTTGAATACTGATCTTCTGTTAGCTATGATCAAGAAAAAGCTGCTTGATAGGCTGGATCTGCGACTTATTATAATGTCTGCCACTGCTGATGCTGACAGACTAGCTGAGTACTTCTATGGCTGTCAAACATTTCATGTTAAAGGGCGAAGCTTTCCAGTTGAAATTAAGTATGTCCCAGACATATCAGCAGAAGCTTCCTTGAATACTTTGCCAAGTATTTCTTCTGTTGCTTGTGCTACTGCTTCCTATGTTACTGATGTTGTAAGAATGGTAAGCTTCATCcacaagaatgaagaagagggTGCTATCCTTGCTTTTTTGACATCTCAATTGGAAGTAGAATGGTCCTGTGAATCCTTCAACGATCCAAATGCTGTGGTACTTCCGATGCATGGAAAGCTTTCCCATGTAGAACAGAGTCTTGTCTTCAAAAGCTATCCTGGAAAGAGGAAGATTATCTTCTGCACAAATATAGCTGAAACATCATTGACCATAAAAGAGGTGAAGTATGTTGTTGATTGTGGCTTGGCCAAGGAATACAGATTTATTCCTAGTAGTGGTCTCAATATACTGAAAGTCAATTGGATTTCCCAAAGTTCTGCTAATCAACGCGCTGGCCGAGCTGGTCGAACAGCAGCAGGAAAATGTTACAGGCTTTACTCAGAATCTGACTTCGGTATGATGGAAGTTCATCAAGAACCTGAAATCCGTAAAGTCCACCTTGGCACTGCTGTTCTGAGAATACTTGCTTTGGGTGTTGGGGATGTACAAAATTTTGAGTTTGTTGATGCTCCAGATCCAGAGGCCATCAATATGGCTGTGAATAATCTTGAGCAACTAGGTGCCATAGAATACAAATATAATGGATTTGAGCTAACTGATACTGGACGCCACCTTGTGAAATTAGGAATTGAGCCAAGGCTTGGAAAAATCATGCTTGATTGCTTCAGTTATGGCCTGAAGAAAGAAGGTGTAGTCCTAGCTGCTGTTATGGCAAATTCTAGTAGCATATTTTGTAGAGTGGGCACTAATGAGGAGAAATATAAAGCTGACCGTCGGAAAGTTCCATTCTGTCATCCTGATGGAGACCTTTTCACTTCACTTGCTGTTTATAAGAAGTGGGAGGATGGGCTTGAGAACAAGAATGTGTGGTGCTGGCAGAATAGCATCAATGccaagaccctgaggaggtgcCAGGAAACTATATCTGAACTTGAAAATTGCCTAAAGCATGAGCTGAACATTATTATTCCAAGTTACTGGCATTGGAACCCTGAGGAGCCTACTTTGCATGACGCTTCACTAAAGAGGATCATTCTATCATCTCTAAGAGGCAATCTTGCTATGTTTTCTGGGCATGATAAATTTGGGTATCAGGTGATTTCAGCAGATCAACCTGTGCAGCTTCATCCTTCATGCTCATTATTCATTTATGACAGCAAGCCTGAATGGGTAGTATTTGTAGAAATCTTGTCAGTCCCTAATCAGTATTTGGTATGTGTAACCGCTGTTGATCATGATGCCTTGTGTACAGTTCACCCCATGTCTTTTATTAGGCAACTGGAGATGAATAAATTGCAGAGGAAAGTGATTACTGGGATTGGAAATAAATCACTGAGAAGATTTTGTGGCAAATCtggccaaaatctgcacaaaattGTCTCGCTGCTGAGGGAAGGCTGCAAAGATGACCGCATAACAGTTGATATAGACTTCAGTTGCAATGAAGTTTTATTATTTGCTAAACAACATGATATGGAAAAGGTCTTCTGCATTGTTAATGATGCTTTGGAACTTGAAGCTAAGATGCTGAGGAATGAATGTGATGAGAGGAGACCGGGCTGCTCTGTTCTTGCACTATTTGGCTCAGGTGCTGAAATCAAACATTTGGAGCTTGGGAAGAGATATCTGACAGTGGAGATTCTGCATCAAAATGCTTGGGATATAGATGAGAAGGACATGATTTGTTTGGTGGATGCTCATGTCCCTGGTATATCTAATTTTTATAAATTCGGAAATTTTCAGGCAACCTCAGATGAAATGAAATGGGGGAAGATTACATTTCTTAAACCAGAAAATGCTGAGGATGCTGTTTCGAAATTGAATGGGATGGAATTTCATGGTTCCTTGCTTAAAGTGGTTCCTGTATGCTCTTACAAGAATCCAGGGTTACCATTTCCTGCAGTAAAAGCTAAAGTATCTTGGCCACGTAAGCCAAGCAGGGGACTTGCAATTGTAACATGTGCTAGTGGGGAAGCTGAGTTTGTTGTAAAGGACTGCTTTGCACTAGGAGTTGGTGGAAGGTATGTCAATTGTGAGGTTAGCAAGAAGTATGAGAACTGCGTCTTTGTCACAGGGGTTCCGTTGCATGTAACGGAGCCAGAACTGTATGATGCTTTTCGCGGTACAACAACCAGGAGAATCCTTGATATCCACCTGCTTAGAGGATCGCCCGCAGTGGGTCCCTCTGTTTCGGAATGTGCAGAAGCCCTGATGAGGGAGATATCTGTATTCATGCCAAACAAGAATTTTCCTGGACAAAATTTCCGTGTGCAAGTGTTCGATCCAGAAGAGAAAGACTCCATGATGAGGGCTAGCATAACCTTTGATGGAAGTCTTCATAGAGAGGCTGCAACGGCACTGGACCATCTTCAAGGAAATGTTCTTCCTTGTTGTCTTCCTTGGCAGATAATACAGTGCCAACATGTTTTTCATAGTACTGTTTCCTGTCCGACACGCATTTACAATGTTATCAGCCAGGCAGTTGGTTCTCTGCTTGAGAGCTTCAGAAGCCAAAAAG GCGTGTCTTACAATTTGGAGAAGAATGAGAATGGCAGTTTCCGGGTTAAACTCACTGCAAACGCAACAAAGACCATAGCAGATTTGAGAAGGCCTCTTGAACTTTTGATGGAAGGCAAAACCATAAACCACCCTGATCTGACGTTAAGCGCTGTTCAATTACTCTTTTCGCGTGATGGTTTGGCACATTTGAGATCAGTTGAACAAGAGACTGGTACTTACATTCACTATGACAGGCAAAGTCTGAACGTTAAAGTCTTTGGACACACAGATCAGGTGGCTGCAGCTGAGGAAAAATTGGTTCATGCACTTCTACATCTCCATGAGAAGAAGCCTCATGAAGTTCGTCTTCGTGGCCGGAACCTCCCACCAAACTTGATGAAGGAAGTAATAAAAAGGTTTGGAGCGGATCTAGAAGGATTTAAGAAAGAGGCGCCTGCTGCAGAGCTTCATCTAAACACACGACGCCATGTGCTATATGTTCGAggcagcaaggaagagaagcaaAGGGTGGAAGAGATGATATCTGAACTGATGACCTCTAGCGACCACAATTCTCTGGGTCAATTGTTGTCAGAGAATGCATGTCCTATTTGCTTTTGCGAGCTCGAAGATCCTTTTAAGCTTGAATCCTGTGGCCACATGTTTTGTAAGGCTTGTTTGGTGGATCAGTGTGAATCTGCCATGAAATCACAAGATGGCTTCCCTCTTTGTTGCCTTAAAAATGGGTGCAAgaagctcctcctccttgcaGATCTGAAGTCTCTCCTGCCTGACAGACTTGACGAGCTTTTCAGAGCTTCCTTGAATGCATTTGTTGCATCCAGTGCAGGATTGTACCGTTTCTGCCCCACACCTGATTGCATGTCCATTTACCAAGTAGCTGCTGCAGATGCAGAAGGCAAACCTTTTGTCTGTGGGGCTTGCTATGTAGAGATCTGTACCAAGTGCCATATTGAGTGCCATCCTTTCATATCTTGTGAGGCATACAAAGAATACAAGGCAGACCCGGATGCAACTCTGCTTGAATGGCGCAAAGGGAAGGAGAACGTGAAGAATTGCCCTTCATGTGGATATACAATTGAGAAAACTGAAGGTTGCAACCATGTTGAGTGTAGGTGTGGCAGCCACATCTGTTGGGCATGCTTGGAGAACTTCAATAGCAGTGAGGAGTGTTATGGCCATCTCAGGTCCGTGCACCTGTCCTATTAG
- the LOC117844850 gene encoding ATP-dependent RNA helicase DEAH12, chloroplastic isoform X1 has protein sequence MRRSQDRRPFRPPDWAPPPPRHHHHRDYRDRHYHSEPQYQPQHQRYRPAQPSPPPPQLAVFLLRAGPDYSAPTATEVEALVAGLPSPAPASLSVNSSGRAAARLVFRSLPDAAAAARELWKLRLEGHHLLTLELLDPALAAHASPLIASLFAAHASRLLDSDLLALSAARSAELAASIKTVKGRLGSRNRFRDFDQLNLERKTLEAEKELVDAKIAEYQAAMRSIRRAMLSGAEEGEEEEEAVDVFGAVQGGEVDFARVHKIMLRECRRLKEGLPIYAYRRRILNHIFTNQVMILIGETGSGKSTQLVQFLADSGLAAGGSIVCTQPRKIAAISLAHRVDEESNGCNGDNSVMSYSTFLNYQGFGSKIVFTTDSCLLHHCMSDKGLNGISYIIVDEAHERSLNTDLLLAMIKKKLLDRLDLRLIIMSATADADRLAEYFYGCQTFHVKGRSFPVEIKYVPDISAEASLNTLPSISSVACATASYVTDVVRMVSFIHKNEEEGAILAFLTSQLEVEWSCESFNDPNAVVLPMHGKLSHVEQSLVFKSYPGKRKIIFCTNIAETSLTIKEVKYVVDCGLAKEYRFIPSSGLNILKVNWISQSSANQRAGRAGRTAAGKCYRLYSESDFGMMEVHQEPEIRKVHLGTAVLRILALGVGDVQNFEFVDAPDPEAINMAVNNLEQLGAIEYKYNGFELTDTGRHLVKLGIEPRLGKIMLDCFSYGLKKEGVVLAAVMANSSSIFCRVGTNEEKYKADRRKVPFCHPDGDLFTSLAVYKKWEDGLENKNVWCWQNSINAKTLRRCQETISELENCLKHELNIIIPSYWHWNPEEPTLHDASLKRIILSSLRGNLAMFSGHDKFGYQVISADQPVQLHPSCSLFIYDSKPEWVVFVEILSVPNQYLVCVTAVDHDALCTVHPMSFIRQLEMNKLQRKVITGIGNKSLRRFCGKSGQNLHKIVSLLREGCKDDRITVDIDFSCNEVLLFAKQHDMEKVFCIVNDALELEAKMLRNECDERRPGCSVLALFGSGAEIKHLELGKRYLTVEILHQNAWDIDEKDMICLVDAHVPGISNFYKFGNFQATSDEMKWGKITFLKPENAEDAVSKLNGMEFHGSLLKVVPVCSYKNPGLPFPAVKAKVSWPRKPSRGLAIVTCASGEAEFVVKDCFALGVGGRYVNCEVSKKYENCVFVTGVPLHVTEPELYDAFRGTTTRRILDIHLLRGSPAVGPSVSECAEALMREISVFMPNKNFPGQNFRVQVFDPEEKDSMMRASITFDGSLHREAATALDHLQGNVLPCCLPWQIIQCQHVFHSTVSCPTRIYNVISQAVGSLLESFRSQKGVSYNLEKNENGSFRVKLTANATKTIADLRRPLELLMEGKTINHPDLTLSAVQLLFSRDGLAHLRSVEQETGTYIHYDRQSLNVKVFGHTDQVAAAEEKLVHALLHLHEKKPHEVRLRGRNLPPNLMKEVIKRFGADLEGFKKEAPAAELHLNTRRHVLYVRGSKEEKQRVEEMISELMTSSDHNSLGQLLSENACPICFCELEDPFKLESCGHMFCKACLVDQCESAMKSQDGFPLCCLKNGCKKLLLLADLKSLLPDRLDELFRASLNAFVASSAGLYRFCPTPDCMSIYQVAAADAEGKPFVCGACYVEICTKCHIECHPFISCEAYKEYKADPDATLLEWRKGKENVKNCPSCGYTIEKTEGCNHVECRCGSHICWACLENFNSSEECYGHLRSVHLSY, from the exons atgcGCCGATCTCAAGACCGCCGTCCCTTCCGCCCGCCGGACTGGGCCCCGCCTCCccctcgccaccaccaccaccgcgactACCGCGACCGCCACTACCACAGCGAACCCCAGTACCAGCCCCAGCACCAGCGGTACCGCCCCGCGCAGCcgtcccctcccccgccgcagCTCGCCGTGTTCCTCCTCCGCGCGGGCCCAGATTACTCCGCGCCGACCGCCACTGAGGTGGAGGCCCTCGTCGCGGGCCTCCCGTCCCCGGCCCCGGCCAGCCTCTCCGTCAACTCCtcgggccgcgccgccgcgcgcctcgtcTTCCGCTCCCTCCCtgacgccgcggccgccgcgcgcgagcTCTGGAAGCTCCGCCTCGAGGGGCACCACCTCCTCACCCTGGAACTCCTGGACCCCGCCCTCGCAGCCCACGCATCCCCGCTAATCGCCTCACTCTTCGCCGCCCACGCCTCCCGCCTCCTCGATTCGGACCTCTTGGCCCTCTCGGCCGCCCGCTCTGCTGAACTAGCGGCCTCCATCAAGACCGTGAAGGGCCGCCTGGGCTCGCGGAATCGTTTCCGCGACTTCGATCAGCTCAATCTCGAGAGGAAGACACTCGAGGCTGAGAAGGAATTGGTGGACGCCAAAATTGCTGAGTATCAGGCGGCAATGAGGTCGATACGGCGTGCAATGCTGAGCGGGGcagaggagggcgaggaggaggaggaggcggtggacgtGTTTGGGGCCGTGCAAGGTGGGGAGGTGGACTTTGCGAGGGTGCACAAGATAATGCTGCGTGAATGCCGGAGGCTCAAGGAGGGTCTGCCCATCTATGCATACCGCAGGAGGATTCTCAATCACATTTTCACTAACCAG GTCATGATCTTAATAGGGGAAACCGGTTCTGGGAAAAGCACACAGTTGGTTCAGTTTCTTGCTGACTCAGGTCTTGCGGCTGGTGGTTCCATCGTATGTACTCAACCTCGAAAGATTGCTGCTATATCTTTAGCACATAGAGTAGATGAAGAAAGTAATGGCTGTAACGGGGACAATTCTGTGATGTCATATTCAACCTTCTTAAATTATCAAGGTTTTGGCTCCAAGATTGTATTCACCACAGACAGTTGTCTTTTGCATCACTGCATGAGTGATAAGGGTCTGAATggcatttcatatattattGTAGATGAAGCTCATGAAAGAAGTTTGAATACTGATCTTCTGTTAGCTATGATCAAGAAAAAGCTGCTTGATAGGCTGGATCTGCGACTTATTATAATGTCTGCCACTGCTGATGCTGACAGACTAGCTGAGTACTTCTATGGCTGTCAAACATTTCATGTTAAAGGGCGAAGCTTTCCAGTTGAAATTAAGTATGTCCCAGACATATCAGCAGAAGCTTCCTTGAATACTTTGCCAAGTATTTCTTCTGTTGCTTGTGCTACTGCTTCCTATGTTACTGATGTTGTAAGAATGGTAAGCTTCATCcacaagaatgaagaagagggTGCTATCCTTGCTTTTTTGACATCTCAATTGGAAGTAGAATGGTCCTGTGAATCCTTCAACGATCCAAATGCTGTGGTACTTCCGATGCATGGAAAGCTTTCCCATGTAGAACAGAGTCTTGTCTTCAAAAGCTATCCTGGAAAGAGGAAGATTATCTTCTGCACAAATATAGCTGAAACATCATTGACCATAAAAGAGGTGAAGTATGTTGTTGATTGTGGCTTGGCCAAGGAATACAGATTTATTCCTAGTAGTGGTCTCAATATACTGAAAGTCAATTGGATTTCCCAAAGTTCTGCTAATCAACGCGCTGGCCGAGCTGGTCGAACAGCAGCAGGAAAATGTTACAGGCTTTACTCAGAATCTGACTTCGGTATGATGGAAGTTCATCAAGAACCTGAAATCCGTAAAGTCCACCTTGGCACTGCTGTTCTGAGAATACTTGCTTTGGGTGTTGGGGATGTACAAAATTTTGAGTTTGTTGATGCTCCAGATCCAGAGGCCATCAATATGGCTGTGAATAATCTTGAGCAACTAGGTGCCATAGAATACAAATATAATGGATTTGAGCTAACTGATACTGGACGCCACCTTGTGAAATTAGGAATTGAGCCAAGGCTTGGAAAAATCATGCTTGATTGCTTCAGTTATGGCCTGAAGAAAGAAGGTGTAGTCCTAGCTGCTGTTATGGCAAATTCTAGTAGCATATTTTGTAGAGTGGGCACTAATGAGGAGAAATATAAAGCTGACCGTCGGAAAGTTCCATTCTGTCATCCTGATGGAGACCTTTTCACTTCACTTGCTGTTTATAAGAAGTGGGAGGATGGGCTTGAGAACAAGAATGTGTGGTGCTGGCAGAATAGCATCAATGccaagaccctgaggaggtgcCAGGAAACTATATCTGAACTTGAAAATTGCCTAAAGCATGAGCTGAACATTATTATTCCAAGTTACTGGCATTGGAACCCTGAGGAGCCTACTTTGCATGACGCTTCACTAAAGAGGATCATTCTATCATCTCTAAGAGGCAATCTTGCTATGTTTTCTGGGCATGATAAATTTGGGTATCAGGTGATTTCAGCAGATCAACCTGTGCAGCTTCATCCTTCATGCTCATTATTCATTTATGACAGCAAGCCTGAATGGGTAGTATTTGTAGAAATCTTGTCAGTCCCTAATCAGTATTTGGTATGTGTAACCGCTGTTGATCATGATGCCTTGTGTACAGTTCACCCCATGTCTTTTATTAGGCAACTGGAGATGAATAAATTGCAGAGGAAAGTGATTACTGGGATTGGAAATAAATCACTGAGAAGATTTTGTGGCAAATCtggccaaaatctgcacaaaattGTCTCGCTGCTGAGGGAAGGCTGCAAAGATGACCGCATAACAGTTGATATAGACTTCAGTTGCAATGAAGTTTTATTATTTGCTAAACAACATGATATGGAAAAGGTCTTCTGCATTGTTAATGATGCTTTGGAACTTGAAGCTAAGATGCTGAGGAATGAATGTGATGAGAGGAGACCGGGCTGCTCTGTTCTTGCACTATTTGGCTCAGGTGCTGAAATCAAACATTTGGAGCTTGGGAAGAGATATCTGACAGTGGAGATTCTGCATCAAAATGCTTGGGATATAGATGAGAAGGACATGATTTGTTTGGTGGATGCTCATGTCCCTGGTATATCTAATTTTTATAAATTCGGAAATTTTCAGGCAACCTCAGATGAAATGAAATGGGGGAAGATTACATTTCTTAAACCAGAAAATGCTGAGGATGCTGTTTCGAAATTGAATGGGATGGAATTTCATGGTTCCTTGCTTAAAGTGGTTCCTGTATGCTCTTACAAGAATCCAGGGTTACCATTTCCTGCAGTAAAAGCTAAAGTATCTTGGCCACGTAAGCCAAGCAGGGGACTTGCAATTGTAACATGTGCTAGTGGGGAAGCTGAGTTTGTTGTAAAGGACTGCTTTGCACTAGGAGTTGGTGGAAGGTATGTCAATTGTGAGGTTAGCAAGAAGTATGAGAACTGCGTCTTTGTCACAGGGGTTCCGTTGCATGTAACGGAGCCAGAACTGTATGATGCTTTTCGCGGTACAACAACCAGGAGAATCCTTGATATCCACCTGCTTAGAGGATCGCCCGCAGTGGGTCCCTCTGTTTCGGAATGTGCAGAAGCCCTGATGAGGGAGATATCTGTATTCATGCCAAACAAGAATTTTCCTGGACAAAATTTCCGTGTGCAAGTGTTCGATCCAGAAGAGAAAGACTCCATGATGAGGGCTAGCATAACCTTTGATGGAAGTCTTCATAGAGAGGCTGCAACGGCACTGGACCATCTTCAAGGAAATGTTCTTCCTTGTTGTCTTCCTTGGCAGATAATACAGTGCCAACATGTTTTTCATAGTACTGTTTCCTGTCCGACACGCATTTACAATGTTATCAGCCAGGCAGTTGGTTCTCTGCTTGAGAGCTTCAGAAGCCAAAAAG GCGTGTCTTACAATTTGGAGAAGAATGAGAATGGCAGTTTCCGGGTTAAACTCACTGCAAACGCAACAAAGACCATAGCAGATTTGAGAAGGCCTCTTGAACTTTTGATGGAAGGCAAAACCATAAACCACCCTGATCTGACGTTAAGCGCTGTTCAATTACTCTTTTCGCGTGATGGTTTGGCACATTTGAGATCAGTTGAACAAGAGACTGGTACTTACATTCACTATGACAGGCAAAGTCTGAACGTTAAAGTCTTTGGACACACAGATCAGGTGGCTGCAGCTGAGGAAAAATTGGTTCATGCACTTCTACATCTCCATGAGAAGAAGCCTCATGAAGTTCGTCTTCGTGGCCGGAACCTCCCACCAAACTTGATGAAGGAAGTAATAAAAAGGTTTGGAGCGGATCTAGAAGGATTTAAGAAAGAGGCGCCTGCTGCAGAGCTTCATCTAAACACACGACGCCATGTGCTATATGTTCGAggcagcaaggaagagaagcaaAGGGTGGAAGAGATGATATCTGAACTGATGACCTCTAGCGACCACAATTCTCTGGGTCAATTGTTGTCAGAGAATGCATGTCCTATTTGCTTTTGCGAGCTCGAAGATCCTTTTAAGCTTGAATCCTGTGGCCACATGTTTTGTAAGGCTTGTTTGGTGGATCAGTGTGAATCTGCCATGAAATCACAAGATGGCTTCCCTCTTTGTTGCCTTAAAAATGGGTGCAAgaagctcctcctccttgcaGATCTGAAGTCTCTCCTGCCTGACAGACTTGACGAGCTTTTCAGAGCTTCCTTGAATGCATTTGTTGCATCCAGTGCAGGATTGTACCGTTTCTGCCCCACACCTGATTGCATGTCCATTTACCAAGTAGCTGCTGCAGATGCAGAAGGCAAACCTTTTGTCTGTGGGGCTTGCTATGTAGAGATCTGTACCAAGTGCCATATTGAGTGCCATCCTTTCATATCTTGTGAGGCATACAAAGAATACAAGGCAGACCCGGATGCAACTCTGCTTGAATGGCGCAAAGGGAAGGAGAACGTGAAGAATTGCCCTTCATGTGGATATACAATTGAGAAAACTGAAGGTTGCAACCATGTTGAGTGTAGGTGTGGCAGCCACATCTGTTGGGCATGCTTGGAGAACTTCAATAGCAGTGAGGAGTGTTATGGCCATCTCAGGTCCGTGCACCTGTCCTATTAG